The following DNA comes from Oncorhynchus mykiss isolate Arlee chromosome 16, USDA_OmykA_1.1, whole genome shotgun sequence.
ATACACTTGTAAAATATTTGGAGAATTGGAACATAGAGATTCCATTTCCCAAGAGCCAGGATGGAGAATATgattaagataaacagagagagagagagagagaggtcagcaTGGGAGAATATTAAGTCTGTCTGGGTTTCTTATTAACTACTGTCGACTACGCCAACAGTCCTGCTGGATATCTGAGGTTTAACCCGCTCTGCTAAATTACACAGTCACCAAGACAGCTCCCACTGTAGTTCGGAatctccaaaaatgactataggccGTGGTCCAatttctctagttctctagtctcCTGTACATGTAATTTGTAACCCAAATTCTAGCAGAGGCGGAAAGATTTAACAGAGAGAATCTACATTCACAAGCAGGATTATTGTTTTGCAGGGTTTACATTACAAAATAATACAATGATTGTTTTGTTAAATTAAAGGCACTATAACAAATAACAAGTGAGGCTATAGTTATAATAATttaaatacaatgaacaaaaatataaatgcaacaattttcaaagattttacagagttcATATAAGGAAGACATTAAATTGAATTCATTAATTAATAAATTAGgacctaatctattgatttcacataaCTAGGAatactgttggtcacagatacctttttttttaaaagggACGTGGATCAGAACTAGTAAGTATCTGgtttgaccaccatttgcctgatGTAGCATGACATATCCCCTTCGCATAGAgtttatcaggctgttgattgtggcctgtggaattttgtcccactcctcttcagatGTGCGAAGTTGCAGGaattggaacacgctgttgtacccgtcaatccagagcatccctaacttgctcaatgggtggcatgtctggtgagtatgcaggccatggaagaactgggacattttcagctttcaggaattgtgtccagatccttgcgacaaggtgcattatcattctgaaacatgaggtgatggcggcggaggaatggcacgacaatgggcctcaggatctcgtcacagtatcgatgtgcattcaaattgccatcgataaaatgcaattgtattcgttgtctgtagcttatccctgcccataccataacctcaccgccaccatggggcactctgttcaaaaCGTTCCTGgagtcagcatgcaaattgcacacttcctcaaaacatgagacatctgtggcattgttgtgtgaccaaaactgcactttttagagtggccttttattgtcccccagcacaaggtgcacatgtgtaatgaccatgctgtttaatcagcttcttgatatgccactgcagtcaggtggatggattatcttggcaaaggagaaatactcacttaACAGAGATCTAAACaagtttgtgcacaaaatttgagagacatttcttggatcttttatttcagctcatgaaacatgggaccaacacatgtacatgttgcgttttataaaTGGCCTCATTTATATATTATGATTCAGAAAgtacaaaaaataaatattttattgtTTCTAGTACATACTCATATTTCCTCATTGTTTTAGAATAATAAAGTGTATAGGAAAACCACATTGTCTGTTGACTTATAGATGTTATCTCAATTAGATACATATACAATGGGTTCTTGACAACACACAAACATTTTATGCTGATGCAGTAGTTATTATGGCGAGTTCATTTCTCTCAGGAATTAACTTGTATGAAAGCATTTTATGACACATTTTAAGCATTACCTTTTGAAGACGGGACGATTCTTCATTCACCATAACCAAACAACTGTTAACACATTTAATGAATGTAAAAGAGGAGGTACAATGtgaatatataaatacattacgATGCAAATACTGGTGAGTAAGATGCAAATACGCCCTTTCAGTGCATAAGGTTTAAAACGAGGTTGCAGCAgtaagagatggggcaaaagaaTATGAGCGTTATAGTGGAAATGTATCTCGGTAGGACACGGTGTAAATGTAACTACAGTGTGTTTTATATTAGGGATGAAATGTCTCCGGGTCTAGACAGATCTGTCCAAGCCGGTGTAGCAGCCTAGCATACCAGTGCACCCTCAGAACTTTATCTGGCACGGCGTCACAGTTCCCTCCCTCAATGTCTCTGTTTCTGGGTACAGAGGTCCAATGACTTTGTCTGTCGGAAGTGTTTGTATTCACATACACGCCTGGGCTGCTGAGGTTCTGATTCCCCCAAACTCTCAGGCTCTTCTGGTGAGTGTTGCAGTGACTGGGCGGCGTctctgtgtgctctctctctgcttctgtgACCTGCGCCCCCTGTGTGCCCTCCCCCCAAACTAGCTGGATGACCGAGAGCAGCAGTCTCAGAGGCCCAAACGCCCAGTGTGCCAGTCTATGGTCCTCTAGAAGTGCATAGCTGGATGCCAGCACCCCATCCACAAACAGAGTGCCGTGTTCAGTCAGGGGTGCGTAAACTCCCACCCCTTCCTCCTGTGATACCGAAACGATCCGAGATGGTTGTAGTCGACCGTCTGCTCCATGGACGAGTACATAGTCTCCCCGTTTGGCTCTACTGGCGAACCGAGCCTGGTACTCACTGTGGTGGAGTTTGTAATGGGGGGCCAGGAAGACCAGGTGGTGGGGAGTGAGGGCAAGGCGGTGGCCATCTTGTGTGGTCAGGACGAGGAAAGTGGACCTGCTCTCATGGTCCTGGTGTAGCAATAGAAGGACACGGCTGAGGACGACGTGTCCTGACTCAGACAGGGCCAACACTCTGTCTCCAGGCTCCAGGGACGCCAGGGTCTTCTGTCCGCCTCCGGCTACACTCACCCGGGCCCAGGCGGGGAAACAGCCCCCTTTCTCCACTGCCACGGAGTGATCTGAAGGGAGGAATCCAAGTCAATGGAGAAAGGCTTCAGATGACTGAAACGCTCTATTTCCTTGATGTGATATAATAAGATTCAGATGAATAATGTTATTATATTAATCTTAATCTATAATATATGattgtgtgtggggtgggggatGTGGGGTGTACATGTTAAAGCAAATCACAGGAAATGTGATGGTGATGTCTGTCGTGTTAAATATGCCGATTATTAGCCCTACTTGACTTACCAGCTTTGACAGAGCAGTGCACATGGTGCTTGGACTCATAGTACACAAAGTCGAAGCCAGCCTCCACAGCCAGCTGGGCTAGCATGCCGTACTTGTCTAGGACGCGGTCCGACGTTGTGATGTCCACGGCCCTCCCCTCATAGTGAAGAGAGTCAGGGGGGTGATGGCCATCCTCATCCCAGGCCTCTGTCACCCTCAGCCTCGTCCCAGGCCAGTGGTTCATCACCGCTATGGCCAGCTTGTTGAGGCAGTCCTTACAGCgctgagggacagggagagagggatggagaggcatTGAAGGAATCAAATATGATACTATTCAATAGAATGCTACTGATAAGAGTAAGGGTTTATTTGGAGCAACacttatatatactgtatgagtTTGAAAAATAAACACTGACAGAGTAGAGAATATGCTGTCACAATAACTACAGCGTATATATACTGTGTGAGTTTGAAAAATAAACACTGACAGAGTAGAGAATATGCTGTCACAATAActacagtgtatatatactgtatcgaCATGGACTATCGACATGTATGAAACCCCTTCGAGCTGAGGCAACAGAGACGGGTTGAATCATTCATTAACGGGAGAAATGGAACTGCTTGAGACCGTAGCTGTGAGCCCTCTGTCTACCTCACCCACTGTGACTGTTCACTCAGTCACATTCAACCCCTTGTAAAAGCAATACCAAATAAAACAACACTTCAGTAACTAACTGTATTCCTATCACCTCTGCCTAGATTATAGAATAACTTTGGTAACGTTTGTCTCCATTGACATCATCAGATTTTCCCCTCCTGTGTTCAGTGGTTGTAAAGGCCATTGCCGCCCTTCTCCAACCTTTCTCAAACAATCAGCATAAGAACACAAAGCTACTGTAGCCATTCTAGAACATTCCTTGGCCTTTTTCTGCAGGGTGAGGGAATAATCAAGGCCGTTCTCTAGTTCAGAAGGTTTTAGTCATGATGTCTTTGTGTCACCTTGGAGATATTTTGATCAGAAATGTGAACATCATGACTCTTACACCCAATGATGCATACTGTATTATGTTTGAATGTCACACAATAGCAGTTTGCGAGATGTCACATCAGAGGCTAAATCTAGGCTCTTACGCATCGGCTTCTGAAAGTCCCAATTACCAGCGAGTTGGAACAGAGAGGTTTTTTTTCAACCATATTTCAGagcgagagagtcagagagcaagagagatgcTGAACAGCGAGGAGGCCAGGTTCAGACTAagtgagagggcagagagagagagagaggggaggaatgtATGGGGCATGCACTTGAGAGTGTGACAGCCCGAGTGAGAAAAGAACGAGGGACAAAAAACAAACTGGCTACATTTTTCTCGCCATGCCATTGAAGAGAGGCGATTCATTGTTATTGAACTACAATAGTCGGCTTTTCCGACGGTGCCATTACTTCAGCAGGCGAGAATTTTGCACCCCTCTGAGTGTCAAAACCCTACACAAAGAACGTCTTTCACATCTGGTCAGAGAGAGGGGCACatgcacatatactgtacacacacatgcacacacacgctggTCCTCAGACTGGGCATCAGAAGGGTATGCACACACTGGACCACAGATTTCCTTCCTATTGACGGTGCATTTTAAGAAATCTGACAACTAGTTTGAAGATTACAGCAGACCTATTGTACGCTTGAAATGTCCCACACCTCTTGTATCTTATTATTCATAGATTATCACTTGACATCAGAAGTTGAGAATACAACCAAacggggttcttcggctgtccccataggagaaccctttgaagaacaccttttggttccaggtagaattctacttggaaccaaaatgggttcttctatggggacagccgcagaACCTCTTTGGCATCCTTTTTGTCCGGAGAGTCTACCAGCCATTTGAGAGCAATAACAATATGTCTATTGTTCCACAACCTCAAAACTCAAAATGCCAACATCACACTGTGGCTTCCTTGATATTCTAAAGAGGTCAGCTACAAGATATGAGAGAGGTCTGTGTTCCTGTGACTGTCTCTCAACTTCTGTTCGCCAGTCCTGATAATATTTTAAATGTTCATACTGCATACCTGACGCTAATGTACACTATGCAAGGTTACCTGCCTGGCCTCACCTATGAATCCCTCCTGGTAAGCACACACGGAGCAGGCAAGTGGAACCAGAGGAATCGTTTTATTACCAAGCAACAAAGACTTTGGTTAAAGATTAAGGGGAAATGATCACGAGTTGGAGCGCATTCTCCAGAGTCATATTAAACTACatcctgatcccccccccccccctccatcttaTTAAGATAGAGGGGAAGTGtgaattttttaaaaatatttaaaaaatggacGCCCGGAACTGGATCTATTTGATGAAAAAGAAGTTCACATCAGAATACTGTGAGTAACTTGTCTAATACAGAGGTCATGACAGTGAATCCACTATTGGATCAACTTTTCACGAGGTAATT
Coding sequences within:
- the dhh gene encoding desert hedgehog protein, with translation MKVSSWWVSLAWLGLLAIFTWSSMVQGCGPGPGYGFRHRSRKLTPMPYKTYFPKLSENNLGASGRSEGKITRNSERFNELVCNYNPDIIFKDEEKTLADRFMTKRCKDCLNKLAIAVMNHWPGTRLRVTEAWDEDGHHPPDSLHYEGRAVDITTSDRVLDKYGMLAQLAVEAGFDFVYYESKHHVHCSVKADHSVAVEKGGCFPAWARVSVAGGGQKTLASLEPGDRVLALSESGHVVLSRVLLLLHQDHESRSTFLVLTTQDGHRLALTPHHLVFLAPHYKLHHSEYQARFASRAKRGDYVLVHGADGRLQPSRIVSVSQEEGVGVYAPLTEHGTLFVDGVLASSYALLEDHRLAHWAFGPLRLLLSVIQLVWGEGTQGAQVTEAEREHTETPPSHCNTHQKSLRVWGNQNLSSPGVYVNTNTSDRQSHWTSVPRNRDIEGGNCDAVPDKVLRVHWYARLLHRLGQICLDPETFHP